From Coraliomargarita parva, one genomic window encodes:
- a CDS encoding 3'-5' exonuclease: protein MPDSLDTSTKQKRISKAEINELPMIGWDGPVEILETAEAMADAVARLENETHLGFDTETRPSFRKGEYYPPALIQLATQKTVYLFRINKTNTLAPLLPILESPDIIKSGVAIKDDVKELRAVEDFTPAGFAEITELTVKLGYENRGLRPLAALLMGGRISKAAQVSNWARAELDDKQVRYAATDAWISRELYLLAKAEMESK, encoded by the coding sequence ATGCCTGATTCACTGGACACATCGACGAAGCAAAAACGCATCTCCAAAGCGGAAATCAACGAGTTGCCCATGATCGGGTGGGATGGCCCGGTTGAAATCCTGGAAACCGCCGAGGCCATGGCAGACGCGGTAGCCCGCCTGGAGAACGAAACGCACCTTGGATTCGACACCGAGACGCGCCCCAGCTTCCGGAAGGGCGAATACTACCCGCCCGCCCTGATCCAGCTGGCGACCCAGAAAACGGTCTACCTATTTCGTATCAATAAAACGAATACGCTCGCCCCGCTCCTGCCGATCCTCGAATCCCCGGACATCATAAAGTCCGGAGTGGCGATCAAGGACGACGTCAAGGAACTGCGTGCGGTGGAAGACTTTACACCCGCCGGATTCGCCGAGATTACGGAACTGACCGTAAAACTCGGCTATGAGAACCGGGGTCTGCGGCCCCTCGCAGCCCTCCTCATGGGAGGCCGGATCAGCAAAGCGGCACAGGTGTCCAACTGGGCCCGCGCCGAACTTGACGACAAGCAAGTGCGCTACGCCGCCACCGACGCGTGGATCAGCCGCGAACTCTACCTGCTAGCAAAGGCGGAGATGGAGAGCAAATAA
- a CDS encoding MBL fold metallo-hydrolase: MQAVIWGSCGSLPSPASSATIRRKVKSALWAARKERFATEDEVDRFLDGLPHSATGTYKANTSCVQIVHTGEEVILCDAGTGIRDYALTVDPTVPHTYHIFISHLHWDHIQGFPFFMPAYHAGNRIIFHGFHHETEQAIRSQMAPPCFPVPFETMQADIEFDIRTDGAGFQVDDVQVSTIKQQHPGDSWGYRFEENGKSIVYSSDSEHGPDAREPDYPFVAFFKNANVLIFDGQYTFEQATNEKRHWGHSDHMTAVELGARAKVGKLAVFHHEPAHSDSEIEEMNADAREYCRDFNARIAPGQEACYPGSIHIAYDGMILEA, from the coding sequence ATGCAAGCTGTCATATGGGGCTCCTGCGGCTCCCTTCCGTCCCCGGCCTCCTCGGCGACTATTCGCCGCAAGGTCAAGTCGGCGCTATGGGCCGCACGCAAGGAGCGTTTCGCGACGGAGGACGAGGTCGACCGCTTCCTGGACGGCTTGCCCCACAGCGCAACCGGCACCTACAAGGCAAACACTTCCTGCGTACAAATCGTCCATACCGGTGAAGAAGTCATCCTCTGCGATGCCGGTACCGGCATTCGGGACTATGCATTGACCGTCGACCCGACGGTGCCCCACACCTACCATATCTTCATTTCCCACCTGCACTGGGACCATATCCAGGGCTTCCCCTTTTTCATGCCGGCCTACCACGCCGGGAACCGCATCATTTTTCACGGCTTTCATCACGAGACCGAACAGGCCATCCGCTCCCAAATGGCGCCCCCATGCTTTCCCGTCCCCTTTGAGACCATGCAGGCCGACATCGAGTTCGATATCCGTACGGACGGTGCCGGCTTCCAGGTCGATGACGTCCAGGTTTCGACCATCAAGCAACAGCATCCGGGCGACTCCTGGGGCTACCGCTTCGAAGAAAACGGCAAGTCCATCGTCTATTCGTCCGATTCGGAGCACGGCCCGGACGCCAGGGAACCCGACTACCCCTTCGTCGCATTTTTCAAAAACGCGAATGTGCTCATTTTCGACGGGCAATACACCTTTGAGCAAGCCACCAACGAGAAGCGCCACTGGGGACACTCCGACCATATGACGGCGGTCGAGCTCGGTGCCCGGGCAAAAGTTGGCAAGTTGGCAGTCTTTCATCACGAACCGGCCCACTCAGACAGCGAAATTGAGGAAATGAACGCGGACGCCCGGGAGTACTGCCGGGATTTCAATGCGAGAATCGCACCGGGACAGGAGGCATGCTATCCCGGGTCGATCCATATCGCTTACGACGGAATGATCCTGGAGGCCTGA
- a CDS encoding sigma 54-interacting transcriptional regulator, whose translation MVEERRACNVGECTLAVEGPSLEILDRTIGVNCRSVQELSLLFAVSQTLEKSFDLTDIVKPVLGRLRDMMGMERGTIAIVNRDDGSIILSEAIGLPREVPASKYLQLVRTHLERTIEKAEPVIVPKFLDWIRENSRDEDIAEQLHLQPGTGLISVPMKLGDEIVGTLSVERPHNPRLGWEADLRLLSMISSIIAQAARLRQDAAEQIHSLREENNRLQEEIAHDFRPKDIIGTANSMRSVYYHIEQVAQSVTTVLIRGESGTGKELVAKALHDKSDRKNKPFVKFNCAALPDSIIESELFGHEKGAFTGALSMRKGRFELAAGGTIFLDEIGDVSPATQVKLLRVLQEKEFERVGSQETQRVDVRVLAATSRNLEEMMARGTFREDLYYRLNVFPIYMPPLRERKCDILLLADHFIEKYARRQGVKPVRISSAAIDLLVSYHWPGNVRELENCIERAVLLAKGQSIKAHHLPPTLQMKSPLEVNDYATLEESIEALERELIVDALKDTGSNMAEAARRLGLTERKMGLRVKKYDIDLTRFK comes from the coding sequence ATGGTAGAAGAGAGGAGAGCATGTAATGTAGGGGAGTGCACCCTGGCAGTCGAGGGGCCTTCACTGGAGATTCTGGACCGGACGATCGGAGTGAACTGCCGGTCGGTTCAGGAATTGAGTCTCTTATTCGCGGTCAGCCAGACCTTGGAGAAGAGCTTTGACCTGACGGACATCGTAAAGCCGGTTTTGGGACGGCTGCGTGACATGATGGGAATGGAGCGTGGTACGATCGCGATTGTGAACCGGGATGACGGCAGTATTATACTGTCCGAGGCGATTGGTTTGCCGCGGGAGGTGCCCGCGTCCAAGTACCTGCAATTGGTCCGGACGCACCTTGAGCGGACAATCGAGAAGGCCGAGCCGGTAATCGTGCCGAAATTCCTGGATTGGATCCGTGAGAATAGCCGGGATGAGGATATCGCGGAACAATTGCACCTGCAGCCCGGCACGGGCCTGATCAGTGTGCCGATGAAGCTGGGCGACGAAATTGTCGGGACTTTGAGTGTAGAGCGTCCGCACAACCCGCGGCTGGGCTGGGAGGCCGACCTCCGTCTGCTTTCCATGATTTCTTCCATTATCGCCCAGGCGGCCCGCCTGCGGCAGGATGCGGCCGAGCAGATACACAGCCTGCGTGAGGAGAACAACCGCTTGCAGGAGGAAATTGCCCACGATTTCCGTCCCAAGGACATTATCGGGACGGCCAACTCGATGCGCTCGGTCTATTACCACATTGAGCAGGTGGCGCAGAGTGTGACCACGGTCCTGATTCGCGGGGAAAGCGGCACGGGGAAGGAGCTGGTGGCCAAGGCCCTCCATGACAAGAGCGACCGCAAGAACAAGCCCTTTGTTAAATTCAACTGTGCGGCCCTGCCGGATTCGATCATTGAGAGCGAGCTTTTCGGGCACGAGAAAGGCGCCTTCACCGGTGCGCTTTCGATGCGGAAGGGGCGTTTCGAGCTGGCTGCGGGCGGCACCATTTTCCTGGACGAGATCGGTGACGTTTCGCCGGCCACCCAGGTGAAATTGCTGCGCGTCCTGCAGGAGAAGGAATTTGAGCGGGTCGGCAGCCAGGAGACCCAGCGGGTGGATGTGCGCGTTCTCGCAGCCACCAGCCGCAACCTCGAGGAAATGATGGCGCGGGGCACGTTCCGGGAGGACTTGTATTACCGCCTCAACGTCTTTCCCATCTATATGCCTCCGTTACGGGAGCGTAAATGCGACATCCTGCTGCTGGCGGACCATTTCATTGAGAAATACGCCCGTCGCCAAGGGGTGAAGCCGGTCCGTATTTCCTCGGCCGCGATCGACTTGCTGGTCAGCTATCACTGGCCGGGGAATGTGCGTGAGCTGGAAAACTGCATCGAACGTGCGGTCTTGCTGGCCAAGGGACAGTCGATCAAGGCGCACCACCTGCCGCCGACCCTGCAAATGAAGTCGCCGTTGGAGGTTAACGACTACGCCACGCTTGAAGAGTCCATTGAGGCGCTTGAGCGCGAGTTGATTGTCGACGCCTTGAAGGATACCGGCAGCAACATGGCGGAAGCCGCGCGCCGTCTCGGTCTGACGGAGCGGAAGATGGGGCTTCGGGTCAAGAAGTACGATATCGACCTGACGCGGTTCAAGTAG
- a CDS encoding PGPGW domain-containing protein, with amino-acid sequence MPPLPTFAALSQTEWLLAGLAVVSLVTFLASLVILPLVIAYMPADYFQREPVGLKELRPIRLVGRLLKNLLGAVLLLGGIAMLFLPGQGLLTIFLGSSLIDFPGKRKLEQKLIRKRAIERPIVWIRRKAKRPPLQF; translated from the coding sequence ATGCCACCGCTTCCCACATTTGCCGCCCTCAGCCAGACCGAATGGCTACTGGCCGGACTCGCAGTGGTAAGTCTGGTCACCTTTCTCGCATCGCTCGTGATCCTGCCCCTGGTCATCGCCTACATGCCGGCCGATTATTTTCAAAGGGAGCCGGTCGGGCTGAAGGAACTGCGCCCGATCCGCCTGGTCGGGCGGCTACTCAAAAACCTGCTGGGCGCGGTGCTCTTGCTCGGCGGCATCGCCATGCTCTTCCTCCCCGGCCAGGGACTCCTCACCATTTTCCTGGGGAGCAGCCTGATCGACTTCCCCGGAAAACGGAAGCTCGAGCAGAAACTCATCCGGAAGCGGGCCATCGAGCGTCCGATCGTGTGGATCCGCCGAAAAGCCAAACGTCCCCCGCTCCAGTTTTAG